GGGTCTTGAACGCGGTCATCGACGTTTCCTTTTAAATCAGAGCAGCTTGGCGATCACACCTGCGGTGTCGACCATGCGGTTCGAGAAACCCCATTCATTGTCGTACCAGCTGACGACGCGGACCAGCTTGCCTTCGAGAACCGATGTTTCGAGGCTGTCGATCGTCGAGCTCGCCGGGCAGTGGTTGTAATCGATCGAGACGAGCGGCTCGTCCGAAAAGGCGAGAACGCCCTTCAGCGCGCCTTCCGACGCGTCCTTCAGGATCTGGTTCACTTCCTCGACGCTCGTGTCGCGCTTCGGCGTGAAGGTCAGGTCGACCAGGCTGACGTTGGGCGTCGGGACGCGGATCGCCGAACCGTCGAGCTTGCCCTTGAGTTCGGGAAGCACTTCGCCGACGGCGCGCGCGGCACCGGTCGTCGTCGGGATGATCGACATGCCCGCGGCGCGCGCGCGGCGCATGTCGCTGTGGATCTGGTCGAGGATCTTCTGGTCGTTGGTATAGGCATGAACCGTGGTCATCAGTCCGCGCTCGATGCCCAGCGTGTCGTTGAGAACCTTGGCGACCGGCGCGAGGCAGTTCGTGGTGCAGCTCGCGTTCGAGACGATCTTGTGGTCGGCGGTCAGCTTGTCGTGGTTGACGCCATAAACGACGGTCAGGTCGACGCCCTTGGCGGGCGCCGAAATCAGCACGCGCTTGGCGCCGGCGGCGAGGTGCTTGCCCGCACTTTCGGCATCGGTGAAGAAGCCCGTGCATTCGAGCGCGATGTCGATGCCCAGATCGGCGTGCGGCAGGTTGGCGGGGTCGCGTTCCTTGGTGACGCGGATCGCCTTGCCGTTGACGATCATCTGGTCGCCCTCGGCCGAAACGTTGCCCGGGAAAGGTCCGTGGACGCTGTCGCGCTTGAACAGCAGGGCATTGGCTTTCGCGTCCGCCAGATCGTTGATCGCGACCAGTTCGAGCCCGCAGTCGGGGCGTTCGAGGATGGCGCGTGCCACGAGGCGGCCGATGCGTCCGAAACCGTTGATTGCAACCTTCACTGCCATGTCGAAACGTCCTTTCTGCGTGGGATAAGCCGGTCCTTAGTTGCCGAGCTTTGCCAGGATCTGGGGTGTGATAGCATCGGCGGTAAGGCCGAAATGCTTGAATAGGTCTTCAATCGGCGCCGAAGCGCCGAAGCTGTCGATGCCGAAGCGCAGGCCATGGCGGCCGGTATAGCGTTCCCATCCAAAGGTCGTGCCAGCCTCGATCGATACGATCAGCGCATTTTCGGGCAGGATATCGGCCTGATAGGCGCCCGTCTGCTCGTCGAAAAGTTCGGTCGAGACCATCGACACCACGTCGGCGCCATGGCCCGCGGCCTCGAGCTTGTCGGCGACCTCCATCGCGAGCGAGACTTCGGAGCCCGTCGCGACGAGCACGACCTTGCGGGCAGCCGAGGCCCCGCGCAGGCGATAACCGCCTTTTGCACAAAGATTTTCCGTGACGTCATGACGCAGCGGTGGAAGATTCTGGCGGGTCAGCGCGAGTAGCGACGGCCGGCTTTCCTGCGCGAGCGCGAGCGCCCAGCATTCGGCGGTTTCGACCGCGTCGGCGGGGCGCATAACCAGCAGGTTCGGCATCGCGCGCAGCGACTGGAGATGCTCGATCGGCTGGTGCGTCGGGCCATCCTCGCCCAGCCCGATGCTGTCGTGCGTCATCACATAGACGACGCGCTGCTTTTGCAGCGCCGACAGGCGGATCGCGGCGCGGCAATAATCGGCAAAGACCAGGAAGGTGCCGCCATAGGGGACGACCCCGCCGTGCAGCGCCATGCCGTTCATCGCGGCGGACATGCCGAACTCGCGGATGCCGTAATAAATATAACGGCCCGAATAATCATTCTTCGTCAGCGGCTTGGTCGACGAGGTTTTGGTATTGTTCG
This genomic interval from Sphingopyxis chilensis contains the following:
- the gap gene encoding type I glyceraldehyde-3-phosphate dehydrogenase; this translates as MAVKVAINGFGRIGRLVARAILERPDCGLELVAINDLADAKANALLFKRDSVHGPFPGNVSAEGDQMIVNGKAIRVTKERDPANLPHADLGIDIALECTGFFTDAESAGKHLAAGAKRVLISAPAKGVDLTVVYGVNHDKLTADHKIVSNASCTTNCLAPVAKVLNDTLGIERGLMTTVHAYTNDQKILDQIHSDMRRARAAGMSIIPTTTGAARAVGEVLPELKGKLDGSAIRVPTPNVSLVDLTFTPKRDTSVEEVNQILKDASEGALKGVLAFSDEPLVSIDYNHCPASSTIDSLETSVLEGKLVRVVSWYDNEWGFSNRMVDTAGVIAKLL